A region of the Terriglobia bacterium genome:
ACCATGGAATCGAGGCCGGACACCACGCGAAACAGGTGGCGGACCGCCTCGCTCTCCTCGAACTCGTAGGTGAACTTGCCCACGTCGTCGAGGGAGACGCCGTGCTCACGGGCCAGGAACTCCTTGACCGCCGCCGCGCCCGAGTGTCCGTCCCTCGTCCGGGCGATGACCTCCACCCGGTTGCAGGTGGAGACGATGATCCCCTCCTCGACCGCCTCCCCCGTCACCAACCGCTCCACCGCCAGCGGCAACTCCGACTCGGAGAATCCCAACTTCTCCCTGACCGCGAGGGGAGCGCTCCTGTGGTTGAGGCCGACGAGGACCAGCATCGCTCAGCGCGTCATCCCGAGCACGGTGAGGAGACCCAGGGCGAAACCGGCGATCGTCAGGTACGCCGACTTCCTCCCCCTGAAGCCCCTGACGAGCCGGGCGTAGAGGAGCACCGCGAGCACCGCCCACGCGAGGATCGGGAAGATCTGCTTCGCCCCCCCCATCCAGACGGTCCCGTACTTGGACCAGAGCACGACCTGCCCCGTCGCGATCCCCACGGTCAGGAGCGGGAATCCCCAGAGCACCGCGTGGTACCCGATGCGATCGCAGGTCGCGAGCGAGGGGAGCCGCTCCATGAGTTTCGGAGCGCGCTTGGCCTTGAGCGCGCGGTCCTGCATGAGGTAGATCAGCGCCATGGCGAAGGCGACGCAGAGCGCCCCCATCCCCAGAACCGAGATTCCCACGTGGAACCCGAACCACCCCTTCTGCTGCGCCGGAGGGAGCGCGACCCCGCGCGCGGGGATCAGGAGCGCCACCAACGCCATCAGGGCCCCGAGCGGCGGCAGGATCAGGCCCGCCTGCGTGATTCGCCAGCGCAGGGCCACCAGGAGGTAGAGCGTGAGGACGATCCAGCTCAGCACCAGCAGGAAGCCACCGGCGCTGGTCAGCGGGAAGTAGCCGACCCGGGTCCCTTCGTAGACGATGGCGCCCAGCTGGAGCAGCCAGGCGAGGGCGAACGACGCCTCGGCGCCCCGCTGCGCCGGTCCCGATCTCCTCGCCATCGCCGTGTACGCGAGGAAGATCCCGTTGAAGTACGCGATGAGCGAAAGGGGCAGGAGGACGAGTCCCACGCCGACTCCGCGCCCCGGGGGCGAGCGGCCACCACCGTCGAGAGCTTGGAGATTAGCATCGTCCCCAGGCGCCCTCAACCCGCGCGGCGCACGGGTTCCGGGACGGCGGGGCGGGTCCGTGAAGAGCGAGGGGATCAGGGCGATCGTTGGGGGGTGCGCAGG
Encoded here:
- a CDS encoding glutamyl-tRNA reductase, yielding MLVLVGLNHRSAPLAVREKLGFSESELPLAVERLVTGEAVEEGIIVSTCNRVEVIARTRDGHSGAAAVKEFLAREHGVSLDDVGKFTYEFEESEAVRHLFRVVSGLDSMV
- the ccsA gene encoding cytochrome c biogenesis protein CcsA produces the protein MGLVLLPLSLIAYFNGIFLAYTAMARRSGPAQRGAEASFALAWLLQLGAIVYEGTRVGYFPLTSAGGFLLVLSWIVLTLYLLVALRWRITQAGLILPPLGALMALVALLIPARGVALPPAQQKGWFGFHVGISVLGMGALCVAFAMALIYLMQDRALKAKRAPKLMERLPSLATCDRIGYHAVLWGFPLLTVGIATGQVVLWSKYGTVWMGGAKQIFPILAWAVLAVLLYARLVRGFRGRKSAYLTIAGFALGLLTVLGMTR